In Bradyrhizobium paxllaeri, the genomic stretch CCCGCTCGATTGCGCCGGCCAAGCCGTCGCTGATGGCTGCGGCCGCCGCGGCCCTGCCCCCGCCGCCCGCCAAGGTCGAAGCGAACAAGTTCGAGCAGCAAGCCAGGCCCGAACCCACACCGCTGACCAGCGGTGTGATCCAGACCCAGCAGATATCGGCGATCCCCGGCTCGGCCGAACCGATGAAGCCGGTCAAGGTCAAGACCGTTCAGGTCAAGGCCGGGCCGATGAAGCTGGCATCCGCCGGCCCATCGCAGCCCGCGGCGCCGCCGGTCACCAACGCCATCCCGGCCCGCCCTGAAGTCGCCGAGACCTCCAGCGCCGTCGTCGCAAAAGCCGCGGAGAGCAAGATCGAAGCTGCCAAGGAAGCCCTCCGGGCAGCCATGCCGCAGCAGCCGGCCGGCCACGGCACCGGCAACGGCGTGCTCGGCGTATTGCCCGCTTCCAGCCTGGCGCAGGCTCCCCCGCCGGCCCCGCACGCGCAGACGATGGCCTATGCCGATCCCTCGCCCCGTGCTCAGCCGCAGGCCGCGCAACAGAACGACGCCGTCAAGCCGGCCGCGCCCGCGGTGGTCCGCACCGGCTGGATCGTTCAGGTCGGCGCACTCGAAAGCGAAAGCGAAGCCAAGCAGCGGATCGATCTCGCCCGCACCAAGGCCAGCGCGCTGCTCAGCAAGGCCGATCCCTTTACCGAAACCGTCGTCGCCAAGGACAACCGCACGCTCTACCGCGCCCGCTTCGCCGGTCTCGATCGCGATCAGGCCGAAGCGGTGTGCAAGACCCTCAAGCGCGCCGACATCTCCTGCATGACCGTTCGCAACTGAGCGGGGCGTTTCGCCGAAGTTGACGAAGCCGGCGCCGCAAGCGCCGGCTTCGTTGTTTTCGCAGCACAGTCGCGCGGGCGCTTGCACGATCAGGCCCAATGCTGTCAGCGAAAACTTCTCGTCAAGAATTTACGGTTAAGTTTCCCTGCAAGGAACGATCGACCACGCCGGACAACGGCGGGCGATGTGGGGCGTCAGTCAGAGAATGGCAGGCAGGCAACTCTCGGTTTGTAGCGTCGGTGGCGTGAGCCGGAGTTAGCTAGAGATGCGTGCGAAGAAGAGTATCCTTGGCCTCGTTTACACGGGCAGCGAGGTACGTCGAGCCCCCCTGATCGGGATGCAGTTTCTTCATCAGGGCGCGGTGCGCCCGGCTGATGTCGTCACGCCCCGCCCCCGGCTGCAGGCCAAGGATCTGATAGGCTTCCTCGTCCGTCATTTTTCCGCTCGCCGCCGTGCGGCGCTGCCCCCCTGCCGTATCGCCCTGCGCGTTCTGACGCCAAGCGGGAAACCGGCGGTCAAGATAGCTTTCAAGTAAGGCGACGCTCTCGGCGTCGAACGCCGCCATCATCGCAATCAACTGCGGCAGGTCGAATTCGCCAAGCGAGCGGCCGGCATTCGGCCCGTCCACGATCCGTCCCGACAAGTCGCCGCTGTCATGATCGAGCGTCATCTCGATGAACTGCGAGCGGACGCGCGAGGCCTGTCCTGACGAACGCTGTGCGCCGCCGCCGAAGATCCCGCCGATATTGCTGAAGCCACCGGGGCCGAACGGCGACCAGCCGAGCAGGCCGGCGCCGAAGATGCCGAGCGGAATGGCAACCGCCAGCTCGCCGCGCAGACCGGTGAAGGCTGCGACCGCCAGCGCCACCACGCCGCCCACGATCTTGATCGTGCGCGCAAGCACGACCGGGTTCGCTGCACGAAACATCTGCAGCAGCAAATACAGAACGACAACGGCGACAACGCCGGCAATCAGGGTAGGCATGGCTCTAATATAGCGGCACCGGCGCCGAAAAGCATGCGCCCGGCGCGGCGACAACCAAAGTCGTAATCACTTCATCTGGCCGATAAGCGCGGCGGCGCCTCCGGTGGTCTTCGACAGCCGCAGCAGCGCCTCGCGGCCGCCGGCGGCGTAGGCCGCGGCGGCGCGCAGGAGCTCGCGCAACTGCGCTGCGGCGCCGGGATCGAACTTGCACCATGCCCCGCCGGTGAGCCGCGCAATCTCGCGGAACGCCTGCTCGGCGGTGGGGTCGTGGCCTTCCTGGAACATGAACACGGGCACCTTGAGCAGGCCGAGTTCGCCGGCCTTGGCGCAGAGATCGTCGACCTGCTCCTCCATGGCGTCGCCGACGAACACGACCGCGCGCACGGCGGACGCCACCGCCTCGCGCCGCGCCTCCGACAGCACCTTGCCGATCTGGGTATTGCCGCCCTGGCAGTCGATCTTGCTCATCAGCTTCGCCAGTTGCGCGGAATCGGAGATCCATCCCGTCGCGCGGCATTCGTTGAAGCCGCGGTAATAGATCAGCCTGATGTCGAGGCTGCCGAGTGAACCCGCCTCGCGAAACATGTCGGCCTGCAGCGCGCAGGCCATGTCCCAGGTCGGCTGCCGGCTCATGGTGGCGTCGAGCGCGAACACCAGCCTGCCCCTGGCGCCCGTGCGGTGCGGCGACATCGCGCGCGCCTTCGCCACGAAGGCGGCGATGTCTTCCGATGCCGATGGCTTCTCCGGTAACGGGCCGCCCTTGCGCGCCTCGGCCTTTGCCGAGTCAACCTCGCCTGCCGATTTCGGTTTGATGGGTTCGCCGGCCATGAGCGCTCGCGGATAAGCAGCAAGCTCTATGTGGGATGCGCCTATGGCGGGGTCAATGCGCCGGCTCGTGACGCAGCCGCAAATTCACGGTGGCGGTCGGTCGTCTAGTTCGTAACCGGCTTGTTCTTCGGCGGCGAATTGCTGGCCAACGGGGTTGAGAGCGGCACCGGTCCCGGGCTGCTGCTAAGGATGTCCGGTACCTTGGTCGGCACGGGCTTCAACACGGCACTCTTGTCGGACTCGTCCAGGAACTTGTCGAGCATCTTCTCGATCGAAGACTTGGCCGCGTCGGGCCCAGTATCGCGCATGTCGTTATGCTGGAATCCGGTGTTCACCACCGTGATACCGGCCTGCTCGCACTGTTCGTCATCAGGCACGACGCCAGGGTCCGCCTTGAAATGCGTATCCTGGGAGCGGAACGACAGGATCTTGAACTTGCCGTCGGTCAGGAACGGCACGCGCAGATTGTCCAGCGTCACGACCTTCTTGATCTCGTCGGGAAACTCCTTGGCGAAATACATCGAGATGTCGCCGCCCATGGAGTGGCCGACCATCGTCACCTTTTCATAGTCGGCGTTGGGCTGGACCTTCTTCATTTCGTGAATGGCGAAATGGATGTTGGCCACACCACGCTGAATCTGCGGCAGGCGGCCGACATAGGGTTCACCGACCTTGGTCACCATCGGCGGATCGGTCGGCAGATCGTGCTGCGGGCTGATCGCAAGATAGCCGCGCCAGGCGAACACGTTCGCCAGGAATGAATACTCGGTGTGCTTCACGGTATTGCCGTGATTGAGGATCGCGACCGGCAACTTGATCAAGCCGGCATTGGCCTGCATTTCCTTGTCGCGGCGGACGGCGATGTTGACCGCCACCAGGCGGTCGTCACGGTCGCGATCGTGGAATGCGATCGTCTCATGCCGGATCGCCCATTTGCTCGCGGTAAAATACGCGACCGCGACCAGCACGGAGAGTGAAAGCAGAACGAGAATTCCACGTTTCATATTCGTCCTCGCGCCCCGCTAAGGGCCAACCCTGTTTGAGACTCTTCGGTCCCTTGTTGATGATATATGTCACGATGGCGTGACATAAAGGCCAAATGTTGTGTACCGAACGCCTGATCAT encodes the following:
- a CDS encoding DnaJ domain-containing protein, whose amino-acid sequence is MPTLIAGVVAVVVLYLLLQMFRAANPVVLARTIKIVGGVVALAVAAFTGLRGELAVAIPLGIFGAGLLGWSPFGPGGFSNIGGIFGGGAQRSSGQASRVRSQFIEMTLDHDSGDLSGRIVDGPNAGRSLGEFDLPQLIAMMAAFDAESVALLESYLDRRFPAWRQNAQGDTAGGQRRTAASGKMTDEEAYQILGLQPGAGRDDISRAHRALMKKLHPDQGGSTYLAARVNEAKDTLLRTHL
- a CDS encoding alpha/beta fold hydrolase; the encoded protein is MKRGILVLLSLSVLVAVAYFTASKWAIRHETIAFHDRDRDDRLVAVNIAVRRDKEMQANAGLIKLPVAILNHGNTVKHTEYSFLANVFAWRGYLAISPQHDLPTDPPMVTKVGEPYVGRLPQIQRGVANIHFAIHEMKKVQPNADYEKVTMVGHSMGGDISMYFAKEFPDEIKKVVTLDNLRVPFLTDGKFKILSFRSQDTHFKADPGVVPDDEQCEQAGITVVNTGFQHNDMRDTGPDAAKSSIEKMLDKFLDESDKSAVLKPVPTKVPDILSSSPGPVPLSTPLASNSPPKNKPVTN